A genomic window from Bombus huntii isolate Logan2020A unplaced genomic scaffold, iyBomHunt1.1 ctg00000058.1, whole genome shotgun sequence includes:
- the LOC126875794 gene encoding adrenodoxin-like protein 2, mitochondrial yields MALVNQLQKFSRSILGIASNYSKYTSNTTLPFLQATRGISTTQPLSEKQEVNITFVKASGERIKAKGKVGDTILDIVVNNEIDLDGYGACEGTLTCSTCHLIFSKEVYDALPDKPTDEELDMLDLAYELTDTLVHNNQYQIIHIINSITF; encoded by the exons ATGGCGTTAGtaaatcaattacaaaaattttcgagatcaattctcggtattgcatcaaattattcaaaatatacaagCAACACAACGTTGCCCTTTTTGCAGGCAACAAGAGGAATATCGACCACGCAACCACTTTCAGAAAAACAAGA agtAAATATAACGTTTGTTAAAGCAAGTGGAGAGAGAATCAAAGCAAAAGGGAAAGTTGGAGATACTATATTAGACATAgtagtaaataatgaaattgatttagatggatatg gTGCTTGTGAAGGAACATTAACTTGTAGTACGTgccatttaatattttcgaaagaagtTTATGATGCACTTCCTGACAAACCAACAGATGAAGAATTAGACATGTTGGATTTAGCATATGAATTAACAGATACGTTAGTTCATAATAATCAGTATCAAATCATTcacattattaattctattaccttttaa
- the LOC126875811 gene encoding survival motor neuron protein-like, with protein QLACGSGPAQIVFLLITLLFKYIFYLTIYPRVFSVYTPNNLNSTCVVKFVGYGNTQKVELSSLLESEGLQSQIAQQKKALEEKFNEENDETCETNFSTNVNSKKYNVEKMDCDSEEANAYKHHFIPGPSFNSMTDIMPPAPPLPPQLMAKLPDNDTDALSSMLMSWYISGYMVYYTGYYHGLKQARNNQENRKNC; from the exons cagctagcgtgcggatctggaccagctcaaattgtatttttacttattacacttctatttaaatatattttctaccttacaatttatccacgtgttttctctgtttacacaccgaataacctcaacagcacgtgtgttgtaaaatttgtag GCTATGGTAATACACAGAAAGTCGAATTGAGTTCTCTTTTAGAATCAGAAGGTTTGCAAAGTCAAATAGCACAACAAAAGAAAGCTTTGGAAGAGAAATTCAATGAAGAGAACGATGAGACTTGTGAgactaatttttctacaaatgtaaattcgaaaaaatataatgtagaaaaaatggattgtgACTCTGAAGAAGCAAATGCGTATAAACATCACTTCATACCGGGACCATCTTTCAATTCGATGACTGATATAATGCCACCTGCACCTCCTTTACCACCACAATTAATGGCCAA ATTACCAGATAATGATACAGACGCACTTTCAAGTATGTTGATGTCATGGTATATTAGtggttacatggtatattacacag gtTATTACCATGGTTTGAAACAAGCAAGAAACAATCAAGAGAACAGGAAGAACTGttga
- the LOC126875789 gene encoding katanin p60 ATPase-containing subunit A-like 2: MYIDVSDVLFREARLSPEHRVCDNIDLEIIVAEYENYYKMKFQKYPILCKKITGREMTREVTNASKTVCRSIETKAKSVSKQARSEPVKETNLQQKITDDNTNHINLAMTVTSIFPNENDGRSSEELFNVPMEQSMQSKILKCVEKLYSDNPELRKIAEDISC; the protein is encoded by the exons atgtatatagacGTTAGCGATGTATTATTCCGGGAAGCTCGTCTATCTCCCGAACATCGGGTTTGCGACAACatcgatttggaaattatcgttgcagagtatgaaaattattacaagatgaaatttcaaaaatatcccatattgtgtaagaaaataactggaagggaaatgacgagggaagtgacaaatgcaagcaaaac TGTTTGTAGAAGTATTGAGACAAAAGCCAAATCTGTTAGTAAACAAGCGAGAAGTGAGCCTGTGAAAGAGACGAATCTACAGCAGAAGATAACTGATGACAATACGAATCATATTAATCTCGCAATGACAGTGACGTCAATATTCCCCAATGAGAATGATGGACGTTCATCAGAAGAGCTATTTAACGTCCCAATGGAACAATCCATGCaatcgaagatattgaaatgcGTTGAAAAGCTTTATTCAGATAATCCGGAATTACGAAAGATTGCTGAGGACATCTCATGC taa